TTCTTGAAGTAGCCTTGTATCTGCTCGGGAAAATAGTGGAGATTGGCGGTTATGTCCTTTATGCCGTGCTTTTTGAGGAGTTCTATGTTGTAGAGCATTGCAGGCAGGTTGCACAGAGGGACCATGGGTTTTGGCAGAGCCAGGGTAAGCGGCTCAAGCCTTGTTCCGACCCCGGCGGCCATGATAAAGGCCTTCATCCGATCTTTTTTACGCGCCTTAGATGGCGCCCCCCCTCGAACCCTGTTTTAAGCCATTCTTTGAGTATCCGGAGAGCTTTTTTGCTGTCAAGCACTCTTGAGCCCAGGCACAGGATGTTGGAGTCGTTATGCGCCCTGCTCATCCTGGCGCAAAAGAGGCTTTCGCATACCGCGGCGCGTACTCCTTTAAACTTGTTGGCGGCCATTGCCATGCCCTGTCCCGTACCGCACACAAGCACGGCGCGGGAGTATTTTTTTTGTGAAACCGCTCTTGCGGCGGCTTTTGCAAAGTCTGGATAAT
The nucleotide sequence above comes from Candidatus Margulisiibacteriota bacterium. Encoded proteins:
- the rpiB gene encoding ribose 5-phosphate isomerase B codes for the protein MKLAIASDHAGFELKEKLKKALAKAGHLAVDFGTFSAESCDYPDFAKAAARAVSQKKYSRAVLVCGTGQGMAMAANKFKGVRAAVCESLFCARMSRAHNDSNILCLGSRVLDSKKALRILKEWLKTGFEGGRHLRRVKKIG